A portion of the Actomonas aquatica genome contains these proteins:
- a CDS encoding Hpt domain-containing protein — protein sequence MPDLPIIDQEAIENLRMLGDEEGDDSFLKEVIEIFVTDTPVRLTELRTSLAAGDQTTFTRAAHSIKGSSSNVGAQRLGAMAKDLEADSREHLNGLAPRIEELNAAFLEAKTALEAL from the coding sequence ATGCCTGACCTCCCTATCATTGACCAAGAAGCTATCGAAAACCTGCGCATGCTCGGTGACGAGGAGGGCGACGATTCGTTTCTCAAAGAGGTCATCGAGATTTTTGTGACCGACACCCCGGTGCGGTTGACCGAACTGCGCACGTCGCTGGCCGCTGGTGATCAGACCACGTTCACGCGCGCCGCCCACAGCATAAAGGGAAGCTCCTCCAATGTCGGCGCCCAGCGCCTCGGAGCCATGGCCAAGGACCTTGAAGCCGATTCTCGTGAGCACCTCAACGGTCTCGCCCCGCGCATCGAGGAGCTCAACGCGGCCTTCCTCGAAGCTAAGACCGCGCTCGAAGCGCTCTGA
- a CDS encoding uracil-DNA glycosylase produces MRATLHALTEELRRLKTAGVSTVSVSEESLATLRKIVADRAAAVAPAQAPAPAATSAGEPAAPSWTPSSTPRAASKPAKPAAATLPPPPAVNLPDGDKQTRWDALLAAVKDDSVCAKQLRPGKQVVLGVGSLDARIFFCGEAPGAEEELQGEPFVGPAGQLLTKMIAGMGLKREDVYIGNIMNWRPQLPTIDGVEQVGNRPPTPEEMAYCLPYLRAQLEIVNPDVVVALGSTAAKGLLGPESFTTLGEIRGKWQTFAGKPVMVTYHPSYILRNQSNRSKRMIWEDLLQVMEKTELPISDKQRGYFQSR; encoded by the coding sequence ATGCGCGCCACCCTCCACGCCCTGACTGAAGAACTTCGCCGCCTGAAGACGGCGGGGGTGTCGACGGTTTCGGTGTCCGAGGAATCCTTGGCAACGCTACGCAAGATCGTGGCCGATCGCGCCGCGGCGGTCGCGCCAGCCCAGGCCCCGGCTCCTGCGGCGACGTCCGCTGGCGAGCCGGCGGCGCCTTCCTGGACGCCGTCCAGCACGCCACGCGCCGCCTCGAAACCGGCCAAACCCGCGGCCGCCACCTTGCCGCCGCCACCGGCGGTGAATCTGCCCGACGGTGACAAACAGACGCGTTGGGATGCGTTGTTGGCCGCAGTGAAGGATGATTCGGTGTGCGCCAAACAGCTGCGTCCCGGCAAACAGGTCGTGCTCGGCGTCGGCAGCCTGGACGCCAGGATTTTCTTTTGTGGTGAGGCCCCGGGCGCGGAGGAGGAGTTGCAAGGGGAGCCCTTCGTGGGCCCGGCGGGCCAGTTGCTCACCAAAATGATCGCGGGAATGGGGCTGAAGCGGGAGGACGTTTATATCGGCAACATCATGAACTGGCGCCCGCAGTTGCCGACGATTGACGGGGTCGAGCAGGTCGGCAATCGGCCGCCGACGCCGGAGGAAATGGCGTATTGTCTGCCGTATCTGCGCGCTCAGTTGGAGATCGTGAATCCCGACGTGGTGGTGGCCCTCGGCTCGACGGCGGCGAAAGGTCTGTTGGGGCCGGAGAGTTTCACGACGCTCGGTGAGATCCGCGGCAAGTGGCAGACCTTTGCGGGCAAACCGGTCATGGTGACCTACCACCCGAGCTACATTCTGCGCAATCAGTCCAACCGCTCCAAGCGCATGATCTGGGAGGATTTGTTGCAAGTGATGGAGAAAACCGAGCTGCCGATAAGCGACAAGCAGCGCGGGTATTTCCAAAGCCGCTAA
- a CDS encoding PDZ domain-containing protein encodes MILSHPRLHRVRVIFGVVAAAFALSSAVDAAEPSLADMMEERLASTVAVQFTIEHEMDRTVNYAYGLVIDREGTIILESGAISERATPEQLVDFRVHRPDAPTTVYSKAEYLGQDAFTSWHFIRVEPEGRSGLRPITDFLPPEGQVIPEVAEQVWGIGLRKKDEDYRPYFLSDRISMITELPQMTAIALGDVAGRCLPVFNMAGEFVGVGVSGFGESRVIYSQRRRGEMSVMVNPDETGAFRLASEVLLAVDRVPTNPYGRPMPWFGVDGVDPVDPEVAEFLGLDGGTGLVISEVLAGSPAEDAGLLPRDIIVALDGLPLPRLKPDQVVVVYLQRDILRRLPGSQMTLSVLRNREEIDLPLTLGDAPKTPNEAERQYYEGLGLTVREIVYSDAVDRRADPTDLHGVIAHFVKPSSPVATAGLQFDDWIQEIDGRPVTTFADATEIIDDVAESGRPEVVMLVSRNGETAVLRVKLN; translated from the coding sequence ATGATATTATCCCATCCCCGACTTCACCGCGTCCGAGTAATCTTCGGTGTCGTGGCGGCGGCGTTCGCGCTGTCGTCTGCCGTCGACGCAGCCGAACCTTCGTTGGCCGATATGATGGAGGAGCGCCTCGCCTCGACGGTGGCGGTGCAGTTCACCATCGAGCACGAGATGGATCGCACGGTGAACTACGCCTATGGGTTGGTGATCGACCGGGAAGGCACGATCATCCTCGAATCGGGCGCGATCAGCGAACGGGCCACGCCAGAGCAGTTGGTGGACTTTCGGGTGCACCGTCCGGATGCGCCGACAACGGTGTATTCAAAAGCGGAATACCTGGGGCAGGATGCGTTTACGTCCTGGCATTTTATTCGGGTAGAGCCCGAGGGCCGCTCGGGGTTGCGGCCGATCACCGATTTTCTGCCACCAGAAGGGCAGGTGATTCCGGAAGTGGCCGAGCAGGTCTGGGGCATCGGCCTGCGCAAGAAGGACGAAGATTACCGGCCTTACTTTTTGAGCGACCGCATCAGCATGATCACCGAGTTGCCGCAGATGACGGCGATCGCGCTCGGTGATGTGGCGGGGCGATGCTTGCCGGTGTTTAACATGGCCGGTGAGTTTGTCGGCGTAGGCGTATCGGGTTTTGGCGAGAGCCGAGTAATTTACTCGCAGCGCCGGCGCGGGGAGATGTCGGTGATGGTGAATCCGGATGAAACCGGCGCGTTTCGACTGGCCTCTGAGGTGTTGCTGGCGGTGGACCGCGTGCCGACCAATCCTTATGGGCGCCCGATGCCGTGGTTTGGCGTCGATGGCGTCGATCCGGTGGACCCGGAAGTGGCTGAGTTTCTCGGCTTGGATGGCGGCACCGGTCTGGTGATTTCCGAAGTCTTGGCGGGCAGCCCGGCGGAGGACGCGGGGTTGCTGCCGCGCGACATCATTGTGGCGCTGGATGGCCTGCCGTTGCCGCGGCTCAAGCCGGACCAAGTGGTGGTGGTTTACCTGCAGCGTGATATTTTGCGGCGCCTGCCGGGGTCGCAGATGACGCTGAGTGTGCTGCGCAATCGTGAGGAGATCGATTTGCCGCTTACGCTGGGGGACGCGCCGAAGACGCCGAACGAGGCGGAGCGCCAGTATTACGAAGGGCTCGGGCTGACGGTGCGGGAAATCGTTTATTCCGATGCGGTGGACCGTCGCGCCGACCCGACGGATTTGCATGGCGTGATTGCGCACTTCGTGAAACCGAGCAGTCCGGTGGCGACGGCGGGACTGCAGTTTGATGACTGGATTCAGGAAATCGACGGACGGCCCGTGACGACCTTTGCGGATGCGACCGAGATCATCGACGATGTGGCCGAAAGCGGCCGCCCGGAAGTCGTCATGTTGGTGAGCCGCAACGGCGAAACTGCGGTGCTGCGGGTGAAGCTCAACTGA
- a CDS encoding aminoacyl-tRNA deacylase, whose product MPAQKVQDFLDSRDVRYITLKHSRAYTAQEIAARSHISGRDFAKTVIVFANGNMAMVVLPAHQRIHLPELRDMLGTLDVHLATESEFRATFPDCELGAMPPFGNLYNLPVYVAGPLAEEEEIAFNAGTHTEVIQMRYADFEELVKPEVLEFITA is encoded by the coding sequence ATGCCCGCTCAAAAAGTGCAGGACTTCCTCGATTCCCGAGACGTCCGCTACATCACCCTCAAGCACTCGCGTGCTTACACCGCCCAAGAGATCGCCGCCCGTTCACACATCTCCGGCCGCGACTTCGCCAAGACCGTCATCGTGTTTGCCAATGGCAACATGGCCATGGTCGTCCTCCCCGCCCATCAACGCATCCACTTGCCGGAGCTGCGCGACATGCTCGGCACCCTCGATGTGCATCTCGCCACCGAGTCCGAGTTTCGCGCGACTTTCCCCGATTGCGAACTCGGCGCCATGCCGCCCTTCGGCAACCTCTACAACCTGCCGGTATATGTAGCCGGTCCCTTGGCCGAAGAGGAAGAGATCGCGTTCAACGCCGGCACGCACACCGAAGTCATTCAGATGCGCTACGCCGACTTTGAGGAATTGGTGAAACCGGAGGTGTTGGAGTTCATCACCGCCTGA
- the metK gene encoding methionine adenosyltransferase, translating into MANSFVFSSESVGEGHPDKVSDFISDSVLDACLSIDRNSRVACETLVKSNVVVLAGEITIPKLKGAPLESAINLGEIVRGAIREIGYVNDDDGFHADKVFIQNLLTSQSVDIGQGVDAREAEGKTHAEQGAGDQGIMFGYACNETPELMPTPIMLAHRLGRELTNLRKSGKAKWLRPDAKSQVSVRYVDGKPAEVVNVVISTQHTENVKRAEIEKVLINKVIKKVIPKGLLTKNTEFLINPTGRFVIGGPEGDSGLTGRKIIVDTYGGWGRHGGGAFSGKDPSKVDRSAAYMARWAAKNIVAAGLAPIAEVQLAYAIGHPEPVSVFVDTFDTGTVPDSVIADAVKEVFSFKPAAIVKQLNLLRPIYRETTNYGHFGKDGLPWEATTKAKALNAAVKKLTK; encoded by the coding sequence ATGGCTAATTCATTCGTTTTTTCCTCTGAGTCGGTTGGTGAAGGCCACCCGGACAAAGTTTCCGATTTCATCTCTGACAGCGTGCTCGACGCTTGCCTCAGCATCGACCGCAACAGCCGTGTGGCTTGCGAGACGTTGGTGAAGTCCAACGTCGTGGTGTTGGCCGGTGAGATCACCATCCCGAAGCTCAAGGGCGCTCCGCTGGAGTCGGCCATCAATCTCGGGGAAATCGTGCGCGGGGCGATTCGCGAGATCGGCTACGTGAACGACGACGACGGTTTCCACGCCGACAAGGTTTTCATTCAGAATCTTCTCACCAGCCAGTCGGTCGACATCGGTCAAGGCGTCGACGCCCGTGAGGCCGAGGGTAAAACTCACGCCGAGCAAGGAGCCGGCGACCAGGGCATCATGTTTGGCTACGCCTGCAATGAGACGCCGGAGCTCATGCCGACCCCGATCATGCTTGCTCACCGTTTGGGCCGCGAGCTCACCAACCTGCGCAAGTCGGGCAAAGCCAAGTGGCTGCGCCCGGACGCGAAGTCCCAGGTTTCCGTGCGCTACGTCGACGGCAAACCGGCCGAGGTCGTGAACGTCGTGATTTCCACGCAGCACACCGAAAACGTGAAGCGCGCTGAGATCGAAAAGGTGCTCATTAACAAGGTCATCAAGAAGGTCATCCCGAAGGGACTGCTGACCAAAAACACTGAGTTTCTCATCAATCCGACCGGCCGCTTCGTCATTGGTGGTCCCGAAGGCGACTCCGGTCTCACCGGCCGTAAGATCATTGTGGATACCTACGGTGGCTGGGGCCGCCATGGTGGCGGTGCCTTCTCCGGCAAGGATCCGTCCAAGGTCGACCGTTCCGCCGCCTACATGGCGCGCTGGGCGGCCAAGAACATTGTCGCCGCGGGTCTCGCGCCGATCGCCGAGGTCCAGTTGGCGTATGCCATCGGTCATCCGGAACCGGTAAGCGTGTTTGTGGACACCTTCGATACCGGCACGGTGCCTGACAGCGTGATCGCCGATGCCGTGAAGGAAGTCTTCAGCTTCAAACCCGCCGCCATCGTAAAGCAGCTCAACCTGCTGCGCCCGATTTATCGCGAGACCACCAACTATGGCCACTTCGGCAAGGACGGTCTCCCGTGGGAAGCCACCACTAAAGCCAAGGCGCTCAACGCCGCGGTGAAGAAACTTACCAAATAA
- the ahcY gene encoding adenosylhomocysteinase translates to MSESTDYKVRDIGLADWGRKEIAISEHEMPGLMAIREKFPNKPLAGVRITGSLHMTIQTAILIETLVDLGATVRWASCNIFSTQDHAAAAIAAAGVPVFAWKGETLEEYWDCTWKALVGPDGLGPQLVVDDGGDVTLLLHKGYELENGSDWVNTESGSDEEEVIKKLLKKVHAETPTIFHDIAKEWKGVSEETTTGVHRLYELAEKNQLLVPAINVNDSVTKSKFDNLYGCRESLADGLKRATDVMIAGKVACVCGYGDVGKGCAHSLKSFGARVIVTEIDPINALQAAMEGYEVNTIESTLGTADIYVTTTGNKDIITLDHMKGMKDQAIVCNIGHFDNEIQVAKLYKEAGVTRTNIKPQYDMFTFADGKSIYLLAEGRLVNLGCATGHPSFVMSNSFTNQVLAQLDLWEKRETYVPTVMRLPKHLDEEVARLHLDRIGAKLTKLSPAQAAYIGVSVDGPYKPDHYRY, encoded by the coding sequence ATGTCTGAATCCACCGACTACAAGGTCCGCGACATCGGCCTCGCCGACTGGGGCCGCAAAGAAATCGCCATCTCCGAGCACGAAATGCCGGGTCTCATGGCCATCCGCGAAAAATTCCCCAACAAGCCGTTGGCCGGCGTGCGCATTACCGGTTCGCTGCACATGACCATCCAGACGGCGATCCTCATTGAGACGCTCGTCGACCTTGGCGCCACGGTCCGTTGGGCCTCCTGCAACATCTTCTCGACCCAAGACCACGCCGCTGCCGCCATCGCCGCTGCCGGCGTGCCGGTGTTTGCCTGGAAGGGCGAGACCCTCGAAGAATATTGGGACTGCACGTGGAAGGCTCTCGTCGGCCCCGACGGTCTCGGCCCGCAGCTCGTCGTCGACGATGGTGGTGACGTAACCCTGCTCCTGCACAAGGGCTACGAGCTCGAAAACGGTAGTGACTGGGTGAATACCGAGTCCGGTTCCGACGAAGAGGAAGTCATCAAGAAGCTCCTCAAGAAGGTTCACGCCGAGACCCCGACCATTTTCCACGATATCGCCAAGGAGTGGAAGGGCGTCTCCGAAGAGACCACCACCGGCGTGCATCGCCTCTACGAACTGGCCGAAAAGAACCAGCTCCTCGTGCCGGCCATCAACGTGAATGACTCCGTCACCAAGTCGAAGTTCGACAACCTCTACGGTTGCCGCGAGTCGCTGGCCGACGGCCTGAAGCGCGCCACCGACGTCATGATCGCCGGCAAGGTCGCCTGCGTGTGCGGCTACGGCGACGTCGGCAAGGGCTGCGCCCACTCCCTCAAGAGCTTCGGCGCTCGCGTGATTGTGACCGAGATCGACCCGATCAACGCCCTGCAGGCCGCGATGGAAGGTTACGAGGTTAACACCATCGAGAGCACGCTCGGCACTGCCGACATCTACGTTACCACGACCGGCAACAAGGACATCATCACCCTCGATCACATGAAGGGGATGAAGGACCAAGCCATCGTCTGTAACATCGGTCACTTCGATAACGAGATCCAGGTCGCCAAGCTCTACAAAGAAGCCGGCGTGACGCGGACCAACATCAAGCCGCAATACGACATGTTCACCTTCGCCGACGGCAAGAGCATCTACCTGCTCGCCGAAGGCCGCCTCGTGAACCTCGGTTGCGCCACCGGTCACCCGTCCTTCGTGATGTCGAATTCCTTCACCAACCAAGTGCTGGCTCAGCTCGACCTCTGGGAGAAGCGCGAGACCTACGTGCCGACGGTGATGCGTCTGCCGAAGCACCTCGATGAAGAGGTTGCTCGTCTGCACCTCGATCGCATCGGCGCGAAGCTCACCAAGCTCTCCCCGGCACAGGCCGCTTACATTGGTGTGTCGGTCGACGGTCCCTACAAGCCCGACCACTACCGCTACTAA
- a CDS encoding riboflavin synthase, with the protein MFTGIIEETGIIQSFAASDKAWRLVVAARVALEDVALGDSIAINGCCLTVVDHDESSLSFDVLAETKRLTTLDDLGEGGVVNLERAVRFNGKMGGHFVSGHVDGRGTIDVIEARGADTYLRVQAPAGTGRYLIHKGSIAIDGISLTVAEVEGDTFAVWLIPHTMAHTNLHTKTVGDRVNLEFDQLGKYVEKLVAPTLS; encoded by the coding sequence ATGTTTACGGGCATCATTGAAGAGACCGGTATCATCCAATCGTTTGCCGCCAGCGACAAAGCGTGGCGTCTGGTGGTCGCGGCCCGCGTGGCTCTCGAAGACGTCGCGTTGGGCGACAGCATCGCGATAAACGGCTGCTGTCTCACGGTGGTGGATCACGACGAGAGCTCCCTGAGCTTTGACGTGCTGGCGGAGACCAAACGCCTCACCACCCTGGACGATCTGGGGGAGGGTGGGGTCGTGAACCTCGAGCGCGCGGTGCGTTTTAACGGCAAGATGGGCGGGCATTTTGTGAGCGGCCATGTCGATGGTCGCGGCACGATCGACGTCATCGAAGCTCGCGGAGCCGATACCTATTTACGGGTGCAGGCCCCAGCCGGAACCGGACGATATTTGATTCACAAAGGCAGCATCGCGATCGACGGCATCTCGCTGACGGTGGCCGAAGTGGAAGGCGATACCTTCGCCGTCTGGCTGATTCCGCACACCATGGCGCACACCAATCTGCACACCAAGACGGTGGGAGATCGGGTGAACCTCGAGTTTGATCAACTGGGCAAATACGTGGAGAAACTTGTCGCTCCGACTTTGAGCTGA
- a CDS encoding GH1 family beta-glucosidase: MSFKPDFAWGAATSAYQIEGAAAIDGRGPSVWDRFCRQPGKVFEGHTGDVACDHYHRWPEDVALMREIGLKAYRFSLSWSRILPEGTGKVNEQGLAFYDRLVDALLEGGIDPWLTFFHWDYPLFLQRRGGWLNADSSKWFAEYSAVVVDRLSDRVTNWMTLNEPQCFIGLGHGTGMHAPGDQMDLPHVLVAVHNALLAHGRTVQVLRAQAKKTPHVGWAPTGDVAVPLTDDPADIAAAREAYWSIQPGSLWNQRWWADPVLTGKYPEIGCEAYGDALPVTTDEEMKIISSPIDFYGMNIYNGYFVRAGADGKPEHVMRQPGVPTSHFQWRVTPEALYWGPRWVHERYAKPIAITENGMASHDWVALDGAVHDPQRIDYVNRYLRQLKRAAESGVDVEGYFHWTLMDNFEWAEGYRYRFGLIHVDFETQKRTLKDSARWYSEVIKHNAENL; this comes from the coding sequence ATGAGTTTTAAGCCAGACTTTGCGTGGGGCGCGGCGACGTCCGCTTACCAAATCGAGGGTGCTGCAGCGATCGACGGTCGGGGACCGTCCGTGTGGGACCGCTTCTGCCGGCAACCCGGCAAGGTGTTTGAAGGCCACACCGGCGACGTCGCCTGTGACCATTACCATCGTTGGCCCGAGGACGTCGCGCTGATGCGCGAGATCGGCCTCAAAGCCTACCGCTTTTCGCTGTCGTGGTCCCGCATTCTGCCGGAAGGCACGGGCAAAGTGAACGAGCAAGGGCTCGCGTTCTATGACCGCTTGGTGGACGCGCTCCTGGAGGGCGGGATCGATCCGTGGCTGACCTTCTTCCACTGGGACTACCCGCTCTTTTTGCAGCGTCGGGGTGGCTGGCTGAATGCCGATAGCTCGAAGTGGTTTGCTGAATACTCCGCCGTGGTGGTCGACCGTCTCTCGGACCGCGTGACCAACTGGATGACACTCAACGAGCCGCAGTGCTTCATCGGTCTCGGCCACGGCACCGGCATGCATGCGCCCGGCGATCAGATGGATCTGCCGCATGTGCTCGTCGCGGTGCACAACGCGTTGCTGGCGCATGGTCGCACGGTTCAGGTGCTGCGGGCGCAGGCGAAGAAGACTCCGCATGTCGGCTGGGCGCCGACCGGTGACGTGGCGGTGCCGCTGACCGATGATCCCGCCGACATCGCGGCGGCGCGCGAAGCCTATTGGTCGATCCAACCCGGCAGCCTGTGGAACCAACGCTGGTGGGCGGATCCGGTGCTCACCGGCAAGTATCCGGAAATTGGATGCGAAGCTTACGGCGACGCGTTGCCGGTGACGACGGACGAGGAGATGAAGATCATTTCCAGCCCGATCGATTTCTACGGCATGAACATCTACAACGGCTACTTCGTGCGCGCGGGCGCCGACGGCAAGCCGGAGCATGTCATGCGGCAGCCGGGCGTGCCGACCAGTCACTTCCAATGGCGCGTGACGCCGGAAGCGCTCTACTGGGGTCCGCGGTGGGTGCATGAGCGTTACGCCAAGCCGATCGCGATCACGGAAAACGGCATGGCCAGCCACGATTGGGTGGCGCTCGACGGCGCGGTGCACGATCCGCAGCGCATCGACTATGTGAACCGTTACCTGCGGCAGCTTAAGCGTGCCGCGGAGTCGGGCGTCGATGTGGAAGGTTACTTCCACTGGACGCTGATGGATAACTTCGAGTGGGCGGAAGGTTACCGCTACCGCTTCGGCCTCATCCACGTAGATTTCGAAACGCAGAAGCGCACGCTCAAGGACTCCGCCCGCTGGTATAGCGAGGTGATCAAGCACAACGCCGAGAACCTGTAA
- a CDS encoding MFS transporter, with protein MHAYFTETFRDIRSLPRAVWVLTAGQFINRFGCFVYPFLALHLTQRGFAGGEVAFVLAAMAAGNLAAPFLSGYLSDGVGRRNTIVVSLVGGALTILALYYVHSLTQTALMACLHGLLANTFGPASHALMSDVVPDEKRVTAYAVFRLALNAGYAAGPAVAGLLYTRAPELVFWGDAATTLLFALLAIAFLPHGLRTIAGRISSPTLAWQSWVDAAKDIAGNRPALQLVAGKLFMSLSFIQIFHVLVLHATGRGLSEVEYGIVMGSNGAIIMFMELPLVQWIKRYAPKPVLAVGFALVGLGCASFAWAETMTGFLWAMGLFTLGEMIALPVSAALGARLAPEKFRGRYFGIYGMAWGFAGLAGSSGVWMFQKVGPVWWLVGGSFGLLAAACMMWRPRPPAAPVAEVAEPEVSGGTG; from the coding sequence ATGCACGCCTATTTTACCGAGACCTTCCGCGACATTCGCTCGTTGCCGCGAGCGGTCTGGGTGCTCACGGCTGGGCAGTTCATCAATCGCTTCGGCTGTTTTGTTTATCCGTTTCTGGCGCTGCATCTGACGCAGCGCGGTTTCGCGGGCGGTGAGGTGGCTTTTGTGCTGGCGGCGATGGCGGCGGGTAATCTGGCCGCGCCGTTTTTGAGCGGCTACTTGTCCGACGGGGTGGGGCGGCGCAATACGATCGTCGTGTCGTTGGTGGGCGGCGCGCTCACGATCCTGGCGTTGTATTATGTGCATTCGCTGACGCAGACCGCCTTGATGGCGTGTCTGCACGGCCTGCTGGCGAACACCTTCGGACCCGCCTCGCACGCGCTGATGAGTGACGTGGTGCCGGACGAAAAGCGGGTCACGGCCTATGCGGTGTTTCGCTTGGCGCTGAACGCGGGCTACGCGGCGGGGCCGGCGGTGGCGGGACTGCTCTACACGCGGGCGCCGGAACTGGTGTTTTGGGGCGATGCGGCGACGACCTTGCTGTTTGCGTTGTTGGCCATCGCGTTTCTGCCGCACGGCCTGCGCACGATTGCGGGGCGTATCTCGTCGCCGACCCTTGCGTGGCAAAGCTGGGTCGATGCGGCCAAGGACATCGCGGGGAATCGACCGGCGTTGCAGCTCGTTGCGGGCAAGTTATTCATGTCGCTGTCGTTCATTCAGATTTTCCATGTGCTCGTGCTGCATGCGACCGGGCGGGGATTATCGGAGGTGGAATACGGCATCGTGATGGGCTCGAACGGAGCGATCATCATGTTCATGGAGCTGCCGTTGGTGCAGTGGATCAAACGCTACGCGCCCAAGCCGGTTTTGGCGGTGGGGTTCGCGTTGGTGGGCTTGGGCTGCGCGTCCTTTGCGTGGGCGGAAACAATGACGGGGTTCTTGTGGGCGATGGGCCTGTTTACGCTCGGCGAGATGATCGCCTTGCCGGTCAGCGCCGCGCTGGGAGCGCGTTTGGCGCCGGAGAAATTCCGCGGGCGCTATTTCGGGATCTACGGCATGGCTTGGGGCTTCGCCGGGCTGGCGGGCAGCTCCGGGGTGTGGATGTTTCAAAAAGTCGGTCCGGTCTGGTGGCTGGTGGGCGGTAGCTTCGGGTTGCTGGCGGCGGCCTGCATGATGTGGCGACCGCGGCCACCCGCCGCGCCGGTCGCGGAGGTGGCCGAACCCGAAGTAAGCGGTGGCACGGGTTGA
- a CDS encoding M50 family metallopeptidase yields MTFSTGNRPGGLALASGCAYCLRMTSTQNGSVRLFRFAGIDVWLHWSWLLAALFLFQLRSRAYDSPVWVGIEIVALFGIVLLHEFGHALACRQTGGQANNIVLWPLGGIAFVSPPHRAGAQLWSIAAGPLVNVALIPIIYYAGRLLIMTDTFTGSGYGEFWRWMAFMKELNINLLIFNLLPIYPLDGGQILRCLLWFGVGDRKSLLWASALGIVGAIGLGAYALMIGQLWLALITGFLGMNSWRTFHAVRQAT; encoded by the coding sequence GTGACGTTTTCCACCGGAAATCGACCCGGCGGACTCGCATTGGCGTCCGGTTGCGCCTACTGCCTGCGCATGACGTCCACTCAGAATGGTTCTGTGCGCCTGTTTCGGTTCGCGGGTATTGATGTATGGCTGCACTGGTCCTGGCTGCTGGCTGCCTTGTTCCTCTTCCAGCTGCGCAGCCGCGCCTATGATTCGCCGGTGTGGGTGGGCATCGAGATCGTGGCGCTGTTTGGCATCGTGCTGCTGCACGAGTTTGGCCACGCGCTGGCCTGTCGGCAGACGGGGGGGCAGGCTAACAACATCGTGCTCTGGCCGCTGGGCGGGATCGCGTTTGTGAGTCCACCCCATCGCGCTGGAGCCCAGCTGTGGAGCATCGCGGCTGGGCCGTTGGTGAACGTGGCTTTAATCCCGATCATCTACTACGCCGGACGCCTACTCATCATGACCGATACCTTTACGGGCAGCGGCTACGGTGAGTTTTGGCGGTGGATGGCGTTCATGAAGGAGCTGAATATCAACTTGTTGATCTTCAACCTGCTGCCGATTTACCCGTTGGATGGCGGGCAGATTCTGCGGTGCTTGCTCTGGTTCGGTGTAGGGGACCGCAAGAGCCTGCTGTGGGCATCGGCGCTAGGCATCGTGGGAGCGATCGGGCTTGGGGCCTACGCGCTGATGATCGGACAGCTCTGGCTGGCGCTGATCACCGGCTTTCTTGGCATGAACAGCTGGCGCACATTTCACGCGGTGCGTCAGGCGACTTGA
- a CDS encoding aldo/keto reductase, whose amino-acid sequence MTKHAFSGTRESTAAGLQEGVTLNTGASMPWLGLGVFKMGSDAETADAVRQAVKLGYRSIDTAALYGNERGVGEGVRSCGVARDALFVTTKLWNSDMREDRQREAFERSMELLGLDYVDLYLLHWPIDGKKAASWKVLEEIAASGRAKAIGVSNYMVPHLERLREVSGVVPAVNQIEYHPYLQSPELLAYCREKGIQVQAWSPLMHGGALLTDPVLAEIAARRGKTIAQVVLRWDLQTGVVTIPKTAKAARLQENADIFDFELDATEMAAIAAMNRDERSGADPMNFSF is encoded by the coding sequence ATGACCAAACACGCATTCTCCGGCACACGCGAATCCACGGCCGCAGGGCTGCAAGAAGGGGTCACCCTCAACACCGGCGCGTCCATGCCGTGGCTCGGGCTGGGAGTCTTCAAAATGGGGAGCGACGCCGAGACGGCCGACGCCGTGCGCCAGGCGGTGAAGCTCGGTTATCGCAGCATCGATACGGCGGCGCTCTACGGCAACGAACGCGGGGTGGGCGAAGGCGTGCGCAGCTGTGGCGTGGCGCGGGACGCGTTGTTCGTTACTACAAAACTGTGGAACAGCGACATGCGGGAGGATCGGCAGCGCGAGGCGTTTGAGCGGAGCATGGAGCTGCTCGGTTTGGACTACGTGGACCTCTACCTCCTGCACTGGCCGATCGACGGCAAAAAGGCCGCATCCTGGAAGGTGCTTGAGGAGATCGCCGCAAGTGGTCGCGCCAAAGCGATCGGCGTGAGCAACTACATGGTGCCGCACCTGGAGCGCTTGCGCGAAGTGAGTGGCGTCGTGCCAGCGGTGAATCAAATCGAATACCATCCTTACCTGCAGAGTCCGGAACTGCTGGCGTATTGCCGGGAGAAGGGGATTCAGGTGCAGGCGTGGAGTCCGCTCATGCACGGCGGAGCGTTGCTGACCGATCCAGTGCTGGCGGAAATCGCGGCGCGCCGAGGCAAGACCATCGCGCAGGTGGTCCTGCGGTGGGATCTGCAGACGGGTGTGGTGACGATCCCCAAAACGGCGAAGGCGGCGCGCCTGCAGGAGAACGCCGACATCTTCGATTTCGAATTGGACGCGACGGAGATGGCTGCGATCGCCGCGATGAATCGCGATGAGCGCAGCGGGGCGGACCCGATGAATTTCTCGTTCTGA